A segment of the Candidatus Korarchaeum sp. genome:
TTGACTCCTTAGATGAGAGATCTAACTTAATAGGAGCTGTTAATGTCATAAAATTCGGGGATGAGCTTTCAGGGTTCAACACTGATGTAGATGGTGTGGATTACAGCTTGGAGCTCCTGGGGATTAGGAGCGGGGAGAGCGCCTTAATACTCGGGGCCGGGGGAGCTGCTAGGGCGGTCCTAGCCTCAATCTCAGGGAAGTTCTCCAAAGCTTATATATCATCCAGGGACATAGGGAGGGTCGAGAGGTTAAGGGAGCTGTGCCTCAAGCTCGGGATAGAGTGCATCCCCTTACCCTGGGAGGCTAGGGAGCGGGTCTTGGATAGAATCGAGCTGTTAGTGAACGCGACCCCACTCGGGACATGGGGAGAGGGGGTGCCTGTGGATGCGAGTAAGCTGAGCGGTATCGCGGTACTGGACCTAGTCTACAACCCACCCGAGACGGAGTTAGTGAGGATAGCCAGGGAGAGGGGGTGCAGGGCCATTGGAGGTCTTAAGATGTTAATTAGGCAAGCTGCAGTTTCCGAGAGGATATGGTTCGGGGTAGAGCCCGATGAGAGTGTCATGGAGGAAGCCGCCCTGAGGTTCCTGGGTGGTCTCGATGGGAGTAGCCAGGGTCAACGGTGCGATAACAATAGTTAATGCGATAGCTTCGTGGAAGGGGGCTTCAGTCGGGATAGAGATGGGAGTAGAGGCTAGAGCTCGCGTTTCAGATGATCTCTCAGTTAGCCCATATGATCCCCTCGTCATTGAGGCAGTTAAAGAGGCATTGAGCTTCGTGGGGGGTGAGGGAGCGAGTGTAGAGGTCAGCTCGAATATACCAGTTGGATGGGGGCTGAAGAGCAGTAGTGCAGTAGCTAATGCAGTGATTTTAGCTGTTTTAAGTGCTTATGATAGGAAGATAGGGCTCATAGAGGCGATTAAACTCTCAGTGAGGGCCGCTAGGAGGGCAGGTGTCACTATAACTGGAGCTATGGACGATGCTTCCGCCTCTATGCTAGGAGGCTTAACTGTAACTGATAACTCTAAGGACCAATTGATAATGAGGGTACCCCTTCCAGAGCTAGATGTAGCGATATTGCTACCTTCATGGGAATCATCCAGGCCCAAATCCACTATAGATGCCTCTAGATTGAGGAAATACTCTAAAATAACTGATTCCCTGATAGAGATCCTCCCGAGTAGGATCTGGGAAGCCATGACGCTGAACGGCCTCCTATACAGCAGGGCCCTCGGTTATAAGGACGATCTAGCCCTGAGAGCTATCGAGCTAGGGGCCCTGGGGGCGGGCCTCTCGGGGACCGGGCCAGCTATAGCTGCGGTATGCAGAGATTGCAGTGATGTGATCGATTACTGGTCAGGCTTCGGCAAAGTTATGAGGAGCAGGATAACGAACAATCCCGCGAAAATTTCTTAGGTGAATCATCTATTGCCGCTCGGGAGTTCCCTCCAGTTGAATACTCTGACGTTCCACCTCACGAAATCAGGTAAGAGGGAGAAGTAAGTCCTGTTCAGATACCTCTCGTCAGCCAGCAGGAATATAGCTTCATCCTCATGAGACCTCACGGCCCTACCTAATGCTTGAGATGCTTTCCTCAGGGCGGGGACTACGTAGGAGAGGTATCTGCCTCTCCTCCTCCCGTAAATCCTCTCGTAGTATTCTATCATGACCCTAGTCTTCGTCGTAAGCCTATCGAAGGGTATGCCTAGTAACATTATGCCCTCCAGCTCCTCCCCCGGGAAATCAGCTCCCTCAGCGAACCTCCCTCCAGCTGGCGCTATAAGTAGACCCTCCTTCCCCTGCCTGGGGAGGTCCTTGAACTCCCTCAGGATCCTACTAGCTTCATCCCCGCTCATATTCCTATCCTCAGAGTAAGTTAACTTCCCAGCTTCCTTAGCTAACTCGATTATACCGCTGATCACCTCCCCCTGTATCCTGTAGCTCGCTGTGAATATAGCCAAGTTCCCGGGGATGCTCAGGAACCTCTCAACTACCTTCAGGTACCTCTTGAGCATCTCATCAGATAGCTCCTCACCTCTCGTGCTCACTCCCCTAACTATGACTGTGGAGACCCTCTCAGGATCCGCTATAGATGGTACGCTCATTCTAGAGAAATTATCGATCCCTACGACATCAGAGAAAGCATCTATAGGCTCTAGAGTACCGGACATGAAGATTACTGACCTGAAGTCCTTCCATATCGTGGAGAGGAAGCCCCTGACTCTCATATCCCAGACTTCCAAGCTAGGCTCATCCTCAACTGAGTAGAGGTAAGCGACCCCCTCCTCCCCAGATTTCTCGAGAGCCGCTATCAGGAACTCTGCCACTGAGTTCAGGTAGGATCTAGGCTCCTTCCCCCTCTTGACTTGATCTGAGTAAACTATATCGACTAGCTCGTGGAACTTCTTAAGGTCATCGGGCCCTAGATCGGTAGAGGAGAGCATCTCATTTAGATCGAAAGTACCGTCCTCGCCAACAGCTACACTGCGTATGAAATCCCTCATTGATATGAGCTTCCTCCTCAGGCCTAGGGAGTCCCTCGGATCGTACCTCTCATCCTCCTTTATAGCCCTCTCCAAGCTCGTGAGCGATATGGATTTGCTGTTGAGTTCCATAGCGACCCTATCTATGTTATGGGCTTCATCTACTACTAGGAATGACCTCCTGAAGCTGACCTTATGCCTGATCGCCCAACCGAGCGGTGAGAGTATGTAATTGTAGCTCAGGGAGATTAAGGAGGCTTCCTCGAGCAGCATCATCTGCAAGAAGTAAGGGCAAACTTGAATACTCTCAGCTGCTTTCAGTATCTCTGAGAATACCATCGGCCCTTCTATTTGGAAGTAATCTAACTTCTTGAGGTTCCTGAAATAGGGGCAGCTCTCCCTCCTCAGCCTGCACAGGTTACTCACTCCCTCGTAGCTGGATATGTTCATCCTCCTAGCGAGCAAGCACATATCTTTCTTTCCCCTGAATGAGAATCCAAATACTTCAAACTTCCTGTTTATCACTTTTAGCTCTTCTATCGGCCTATCAGTCTCGTTCCCAGTTCTAACGGCCCATATTATCTTGCCTCCATTCAACTCGCTCAAGAGGGCTGATAGGACCACTGGGGTCTTCCCGAATCCAGTGGGGGCGTGCAGGCAGAAGTTCTCCCCTCTCCTCACCGCACTCCTTATAGCTTCCATTACCTCCTCTTGATGTTCCCTGGGCTTGTAAGGGAAGTGCTCCATTCCTCTCCTAACTCACGGTAAATAGATAAAACCTTAATCGCCCCAGAGCTTTTAAGGGCCCGCATCATTTGACTCGTATGGGAGCTAGGATAGGTGTAGTGGTCTCGGAGCTCAACTCGAGGGTGACTGAGAGGATGCTGGGCAGCTTACTGGATCAAGCCGATCGACTTGGAGTAGAGGTAAAGAGGGTATGCAAGGTCCCAGGACTGTTGGATGCTCCATTAGTAGTTAAGGAGCTTTTGAAAATGGATGAGATTGATGCGGTCATACTACTCGGCTCTATAGTTAAGGAGACATCATTGGAAGATTACATATTCAATCAAGTGATATCGAAGCTCATAGACCTATCGCTGCACTATGAGAAGCCCGTCTCATTCGGTATATCCGGGCCGGGGATATATTGGAGCGAGCGTCTCTCCAGTCTAGGCGCTGAGGAGTACGCTAAGATGTCACTAGAGGCCGCCCTCAATAACTTGAATTTATTGAGGGAGCTGAGGGGGAGATGAAGTTATTCCCATTCGGAGCTCTCCTCAATGATATATTAGTGGTAGCGGATCTCCACTTAGGCTATGAGGACGCTCTGAGGGAGAGGGGGGTCGAGCTCCCCTACGAACAATATGGCTTGGTTAAGAGGGAAATAATTAGTTATATAGAGGAATATAGCCCGGAGGTCCTCGTCTTAAACGGTGATGTGAAGCATGAGTTCAGCGGGGCGCTGAGCCAGGAGTGGAGGGAGGTGATAGACCTCCTGAGGACCCTCAAGGATCTTGTCAAAGTTGAGGTAGTCAGGGGGAACCACGATAACTTCCTGATACCCATACTGAAGAGAGAGGGCGTTGAGATAAGCAGCCCTTACTTGAAGATTCAGGGGCTCCTGATAACTCACGGCCATTTGGATATCCTCATACCAGATGACGTCGAGCTGATAGTGATGGGGCACGAGCATCCAGCTATAACTATGAGGGATGAGATAGGTGCTTCCCATAAGTTCAAGGTCTTCATGGAAGGGGAGTACATGGGATTCAAGTTGCTAGTCGTACCTGCTATCTCACCGCTAGCACCGGGGACGGATTTGCTCAGCGTGAGCAAGAGGGACCTACTATCGCCCATCCTGAGGAAAGCTGATATAGAGAATTTCAAAATAAGAGTAGCTGATAAGGAGGTAGGCGTCGAGGACCTCGGCCCCCTCCGTGCGATAAGGAGAGCAGCTAGAATGATCTCCGATTCAATCTCATGATCTTTTATTAAGCTGAGATACCTCACTCCATGATGAAGTGCGCGGTTTTCGATATAGATAACACTCTATTCGATGCTAGGAGGAGGTTCCATCTAGCTATTTCAGGTTTCAACGTCAGCTCCCCGAGGGAGCTGCCCTTCGAGTTGCAGAGGCAGTTCTGGATGAGGTTCCTCGATCCCGATTTATTCAGCCTCGATATCCCCATAAACAGGAGTATAGAGATGATATTAGACGCTAAGAGCAGGGGGCTCAGGGTAGTGCTGATAACTGGGAGGTACGAGAGCCTCAGGAGGGATACGGAGCTCCAATTGATGCAAGCAGGCATACCATACGATGAGCTCATAATGAGGCCGGATGGCAACTTCCAGAGGGATAGGGAGCTGAAGCCATCCCTCCTCAAGGGTCTGAGTTGCGAGATAGTTGAGTATCATGACGATGATCTAGAGACACTGCTCGAGGTGAGGAAGATAGCCCCAAATTCATTGCTATTCCTCCACAGGCCCGATGGGAGCTTCGAGATAATCTAGGAGTGAGCCCTGGACCATTTCTCCAGGGCTTCCCTCACGTACTCCTCACTCAGCAGGCCGTGAGGAGATTCTACCTCGAATATCCTCCTGGGGATCCTCAATTCGCTGGGATCGAAACCCATCATCTTCTTGAGCTCCAATTTCTCCCTGTAAATCCTCCTCCCAAGTTCCTTAAGCTCATTCTCATCCATCTCGATTCCCAGGGGCTTTAGAGCCCTCAACACGACTTCAGGCTTATATATCCCTCTGACGAAGAGGCAGAGGACGAGTGATGTGAGCACCTGCCTCCAAGACTCCTCTTCAACTAGCTCATCTATTAGCCTCTCGGGGTCTGGATAGTTCTTCCCTAAGTACCTCAGATCCAGTGAGTAGCCAGCGTTATCCAGATGGCTGTGCCTCAGGCCTATTAAGTAGCCTATATGCGCTCCCGGGCCAGTGTGATAACCCGGCATCTCATTACCGCCGAAAGTGAGGGAGAATTCCAACCCACCGTACCTCTTAGCGGCTTCCTCAGTACCTCTCGCTAAACTCTCATAGAACTCATTAGGTTGCTCAACTATGAACTCAAGCATCTTCAAATAAGCCTCCCAATTCCCCCAGTCAGGCTCCACGATGGTCTCCTCCCTCCCTACGATCCCCCTCT
Coding sequences within it:
- the ribH gene encoding 6,7-dimethyl-8-ribityllumazine synthase, which gives rise to MGARIGVVVSELNSRVTERMLGSLLDQADRLGVEVKRVCKVPGLLDAPLVVKELLKMDEIDAVILLGSIVKETSLEDYIFNQVISKLIDLSLHYEKPVSFGISGPGIYWSERLSSLGAEEYAKMSLEAALNNLNLLRELRGR
- the aroE gene encoding shikimate dehydrogenase, with amino-acid sequence MLNLDAETKLTCLLGHPVKHSASPAIHNSSYRELGLNAVYLAFDVLRIDVAIEGLRELGAVGCNITIPHKEKVIELLDSLDERSNLIGAVNVIKFGDELSGFNTDVDGVDYSLELLGIRSGESALILGAGGAARAVLASISGKFSKAYISSRDIGRVERLRELCLKLGIECIPLPWEARERVLDRIELLVNATPLGTWGEGVPVDASKLSGIAVLDLVYNPPETELVRIARERGCRAIGGLKMLIRQAAVSERIWFGVEPDESVMEEAALRFLGGLDGSSQGQRCDNNS
- a CDS encoding metallophosphoesterase; the protein is MKLFPFGALLNDILVVADLHLGYEDALRERGVELPYEQYGLVKREIISYIEEYSPEVLVLNGDVKHEFSGALSQEWREVIDLLRTLKDLVKVEVVRGNHDNFLIPILKREGVEISSPYLKIQGLLITHGHLDILIPDDVELIVMGHEHPAITMRDEIGASHKFKVFMEGEYMGFKLLVVPAISPLAPGTDLLSVSKRDLLSPILRKADIENFKIRVADKEVGVEDLGPLRAIRRAARMISDSIS
- a CDS encoding shikimate kinase; the protein is MGVARVNGAITIVNAIASWKGASVGIEMGVEARARVSDDLSVSPYDPLVIEAVKEALSFVGGEGASVEVSSNIPVGWGLKSSSAVANAVILAVLSAYDRKIGLIEAIKLSVRAARRAGVTITGAMDDASASMLGGLTVTDNSKDQLIMRVPLPELDVAILLPSWESSRPKSTIDASRLRKYSKITDSLIEILPSRIWEAMTLNGLLYSRALGYKDDLALRAIELGALGAGLSGTGPAIAAVCRDCSDVIDYWSGFGKVMRSRITNNPAKIS